Genomic window (uncultured Hyphomonas sp.):
AACATGACCCTGCGCCGTTCGGCCAAGCTGTCGGCAGATGGTAAAGTGGCCTCCTACATCCACAACGCCGAAGCCCCGGGCATGGGCAAGGTGGGTGTGCTGGTCGCGCTCGACGGTTCCGGTGACCTGGACGATATCGGCCGCAAGGTCGCGATGCACATCGCTGCAACGTCTCCGGCCGCTGCGACGACCGATGAGCTGGATCCGGCCATCGTTGAAGCTGAGAAGCGCGTTCTGACGGAACAGGCCCGTGAAAGCGGCAAGCCGGACAATGTCATCGAGAAGATGATCGTTGGCCGCATGCAGAAGTTCTACAAGGAAGTCGTGCTGGTTGAGCAGCCCTTCGTCATGAACCCCGACCAGACGGTTGGCGAGTTCCTTAAAGGCGAAGGTGCGACGCTGAAGGGCTTCGTCCACTTCAAACTCGGTGAAGGCATCGAGAAAGAAGAAGACAACTTCGCAGACGAAGTCGCCTCCATGACAAAAGGCGCCTGATCAGGCTTGCCTTTCCGCCCGTCAGGGGCTTTGAACATCCCGGTCGCCCATGACAGGCGGCCGGGAATCTTTTAGGAGGCCATGAGGCTTCCAGCGAAGGGAAAAAACACGATGCCGAGCGGGGACCCCGAGACAAGCGGACTAAAGTACAAGCGCGTACTTCTGAAGTTATCGGGAGAGGCCCTGATGGGCCCCGGCCAGTTCGGAATAGACATCCCGACCTGCGAAAAATTTGCCAAGGCGATCAAGGAAGCCCGGGAAGCCGGAGCGGAGATCTGCCTTGTGATCGGCGGCGGGAACATCTTCCGCGGTGTTGCCGGGGCGGCAAAAGGCATGGAGCGCGCCCAAGCCGACTCCATGGGCATGCTGGCGACGGTCATGAATGCGCTCGCCATGCAAAGCGTCCTGGAGAATATGGACGTGCCGACGCGGGTGCTGTCCGCCATCCATATGGAAGCTATCTGCGAGCCCTATATCCGACGCCGCGCGCAGCGGCATATGGAGAAGGGCCGGATCGTTATCTTCGCTGCCGGCATTGGCAATCCGTTCTTCACGACCGATACGGGCGCGGCGTTGCGGGCCATCGAGATGAACTGCGACGCGTTGCTAAAGGGAACGCAGGTAGACGGGGTTTATACCGCAGATCCCAAGCTGGATGCATCGGCTACGCGCTATGATGACGTGTCTTATCAGGAATTGCTGGTGAAAGACCTTCGTGTCATGGATTCGTCGGCTGTCAGTCTTATGCGTGACAACAATATCCCGATCGTGGTGTTCTCGCTGAAGGAAGAAGGATCGTTGCTGAAAGTGCTGCACGGCAAGGGCACCTCGACGACAATTACGAACAAGGGAACGTCTGCGAAATGAGCTATGACAAGAAAGACCTTGAGCGCCGCATGGAAGGTGCTCTGACTTCGCTTTCAACGGAATTCAGTGGTCTGCGTACAGGCCGCGCGTCGGTGAACCTGCTCGATTCCATCATGGTGCCGGCTTATGGCTCGACTGTTCCGCTGAACCAGGTGGCGTCTGTCACGGTGACTGACACGCGTATGCTGTCCGTCAATGTCTGGGACAAGTCTGTTGTGGGTGCTGCAGATCGTGCCATCCGGGAATCCGGGCTTGGCCTGAATCCGGTCGTCGACGGCCAGAACCTGCGCCTGCCGATTCCGCCGCTCAACGAGGAGCGCCGCAAGGAACTTCAGAAAGTGGCGGGCAAGTATGCAGAATCCGCACGCGTCGCGATCCGCAATATCCGCCGTGATGGCATGGATAGCCTGAAGGCGATGGAAAAGGACGGCGATATCAGCGAAGACCGTCATCACGCCCTGTCCGATGAAGTCCAGAAACTGACCGACATCTATGTCGCCAAGGTGGATGAAGCCCTGAAGGCCAAAGAAGCGGAGATCATGCAGGTCTGATGTCCGGCGAACCCGCCCCCGCTTCAGAGGGCGCCGGGGCACAGGGGCTGCCGGGGCCGCAGCACGTTGCCATCATCATGGATGGCAATGGGCGGTGGGCGAAAGCCCGTGGCTTGCCACGCGCCGCCGGGCATGAACGCGGGGTCGAGGCGCTGCGCCGGACGGTCGAAGCCGCGCCTGAACTTGGCATTCGCTACCTGACGGTATTCTCCTTCTCGACAGAGAACTGGCGCCGGCCGGCAGCGGAGGTGAGCGCCTTGTTCGGCCTGCTCAAGGCTTATGTTCAGCGGGATTTGGGGCGCCTGAAGCGGGAAGGCGTCTGTATCCGCGTGATCGGGCGCCGGGAAGGTCTGCCGGAGGATATCGCTGCGCTCGTGGACAAGGCTGAACGCGAAACGGCCCAGAATTCGGATTTCTATCTCAACATCGCCTTCAACTATGGTGGCCGTGAGGAAATCATCCGTGCCGCCCAGAAGCTCGCTGCTGTTATCGAGGCGGGAGAAGTTTCCGCTGACGCGGTCGATGAGGCGGTTTTCGCCCGGTTTCTCGACACGGACGGGATTCCTGATCCGGACCTTATGATCCGGACGAGCGGGGAGTACCGCCTGTCCAATTTCCTGCTCTGGCAGGCAGCCTATTCAGAGCTCGTTTTCACGGATGTGCTCTGGCCCGATTTCGACAAATCCACGCTTCAACAGGCGATTGCCGAGTTCCGAAGCCGGGAACGCCGGTTTGGCGCCGTGACGCCGGAGGCGCGCTGATGGGAGACTGGACGCCCCGGGAGCTCAGGTTTTCAAATCTGGGCCTTCGCCTCATATCGTCAGCGATTCTGATTCCCTTGGGCCTGGCGGCTGTCTGGTCCGGCGGTTGGGGGCTGGCGGTGGCCTGCGCGGCGGCGGCCGGCGTGATGGCCTGGGAATGGGCTCATATCAGCGGATTCGTCAAACCGGCCCTGCTGGTGGCGTTTGCCGCCCTGACCTGTCTGGCGCTTCCTCTTGGCAATGTTGGAATCGCGCTCGGTGTCATTCTTGCGGGCGCGGTGTTCGCGGCGATTGTCGCAAAAGGCGCCTGGAACCATCGCGGAAGCGCTGTGTTCGGCTTGATCTATGTGACCTTGATGCCTGTCTCGCTCTGGCTGTTGCGGGAGGGGCCCTGGGATGGCCGGTCTGCTGCGCTTTATTTCATGTCCTTTGTCTGGGCATCGGACGCAGCCGCTTACTTTACGGGCCGCGGGCTTGGTGGTCCGCGCCTTCTGCCGAAGGAAAGCCCCAACAAGACCTGGAGCGGTGCCTCCGGAGCAGTAGTTGCATGTATTGTGTGCGGGGTGGCCGCCGCAGACATCCAGATGGTGCCGTTTGCCGGATGGATCATCGCAGGCATTGCGATTTCGGTCGTTGCTCAGCTGGGAGACCTGTTTGAGAGCGGTCTGAAACGGCGGTTCCGGGTCAAGGACTCAGGTTCGATCCTGCCAGGACATGGCGGGGTCATGGACCGGGTCGACGGTCTTGGCGCCGTGGCCTTTTTTGCGGTGCTGGCATTCCACATTGCGCCCAACCTGCCGGATATGCTTGGGCTTCAGGCATGAGTGCCAGACGTGCCATTTCCGTTATGGGATCGACAGGTTCCATCGGGTGTTCTGCACTTGATGTGATCCGCCATGCCAATGCGAAAGGTGGCGACACCTTTGAGGTCGTCGCGCTGACTGCCGGCAGCAACGCGGAAAAGCTGGCTGAGCAGGCCCTTGAGTGCCGCCCGCAGATCGCCGTGATCGCCGATGAAAGCCAACTGCCGGTCTTGCGGGAAAAGCTGTCCGGGTCGGGGATTGAGGCGGCTGCTGGCTGCGCTGCCGTTACTGAGGCCGCAACACGTCCTGCGCGGGTACTCGCGGCGATTGTCGGTGCAGCCGGGCTGGAGTCGACCCTGGCGGCTGTGCAGGCCGGAAATGATGTCGCGATTGCCAACAAGGAGAGCGTAGTCTGCGGCGGGCGCCTGATCCTGGAAGAGGCCAGAAAGGCAGGGGTGAATGTCCTGCCCGTCGATTCCGAACACAGTGCGATCCATCAATGCCTGGGCGATGGCCGGCAACTCGAAAGCCTGACGATCACAGCATCGGGCGGTCCGTTTCGTACGGCGACTGTAGAACAGATGCGCGCAGCGAGCCCTGAGGCGGCGGCAGCGCACCCGAACTGGGCCATGGGCATCAAGAATTCCATCGATAGTGCCACCCTGATGAACAAGGCGCTGGAGCTGATCGAGGCGGCCTACCTGTTCGATGTGGCAGCTGAGCGGATCGACGTGATCATTCACCCGCAGTCGATCATCCATGGCATGGCGCATTTCACCGATGGGTCTGTGATCGCCCAGCTCGGCGCGCCGGATATGCGCACGCCGATCTCCTATGCCCTGGGATGGCCTGACCGCGTTGAAACCACAGTTGACCGCCTGGATCTGGTCCGTCTCGGCAAGCTCGATTTCGAGCCGGTGGACAGTCAGAAATTTCCCGCTGTGGCGCTTGCAAGGGAGGCTTTTGCCGCCGGACCGGGCGCCACAACGGTATTAAATTGCGCTAATGAAACCGCCGTTTCTGCATTTATTGCGGGCCAATGCGGGTTTCTGGACATAAGCTGGGTGGTAAAGGAAGTGTTGAGTCGCTTCCTCTCCGGCAATATGGCCGGATTGGCATGCAGTTCGCTAGAAGAGATCGGCATTCTGGACCGATACGCGCGTTCTGCCGCTGAAGATGTCTTGAAGCGGGCCCCGGGTGGTGGGGCGGAGGGTAGAACGCTTGGGTGAGTTGCTGAGCCAAGGTCCTTTGTTTCTGGCTTGCCTCATCTTCATGATGGGCATTGTCGTTATTGTGCACGAGTTCGGCCATTACCTTGCCGGACGGGCCTTCGGTGCGGCAGTCGAATCCTTCTCCGTTGGCTTTGGAAGCCCGCTCTATGAGCGAAAAGACAAGCGCGGCACGCGCTGGCGTATCAACTGGATCCCGCTCGGCGGTTTCGTAAAATTTGCTGGCGAGGCCCAGACCGCCGCTGACATCGGAAAACTGGAAAACGGCCTTGTTGGCCGGCCTTATCCCGAACTCGGCGTCGGCCAGCGGTCGATTGTCAGCCTGGCCGGCCCGCTCGCCAATTTCGTGCTGGCGAGCCTGATTTTTGCGCTCATGCTCGGCACGTTCGGGCGTCCGAACGTGGAAGTGGGCATCTACTCCGTCTCGGAAGGCGGCGCGGCTGCGATCGGCGGAATGGAAGCCGGTGATATTATCCTGTCCACCAATGGCAAAGCTGTGACGACACCGAGCGATGTCCAGCTGGCTGCTGTGCTGAACCCCAATACACCTGTGAATTTCGTGGTACGCCGGGGTGAAGTGGAGCAGTCACTGACTGTAACCCCACAGGAAATTGTCCGTGAAAATGAGCTGGGACAGCAGGTGCCCCAGGGCACGATCGGCGTCCAGCTGGCGAATGTAAGCATTCAGGAGCCGACCCGCTACAATCCGGTCGAGGCGCTCGGGCAGGGCGTCCTGCAGACCGGCAAGACACTTGAGCAGACTGTGACCATGCTAAACCGGATCATAACCGGACGCATGTCGATCCATACCATGTCCGGCCCCGTGGGAATCGGAGATGTGTCACGGCGTATCGTGAACGAGGTCTGGGCTCAGGAAGACGTTTCGGTCGGCACGCGGCTGTCCGAACTGTTCTGGATGCTGCTGGGCATGTGCGCCTCGATTTCCATCGGGATTGGCTTCTTCAACCTGCTTCCGCTGCCGGTATTGGATGGCGGACACCTTGTGTTTAATGCATACGAGGCCGTGACCGGCCGCCACTTGCCGGAAAAAGTGCAGGAGGTGAGCCTGACTTTCGGTCTCATCCTGTTATTGGGGATGGTCGTCGTCATCACGTGGGGCGATGTCATCGAAACCGGCCTTTTTGGCGGCGGGGGCGGTTGAGCCGGCCGGATCAGGGACTAATCAGAGAGTTTATTCGACGATGCGTAAGTTTCTTGCAGCGACCTTTATGGCGACCAGCGTGTTCGCGCTTCAGAGCGTGGGTGGCGTGGCTGGTGCAGCTCAGGCGCAGGAAGACAATCGGTATGGAGGTACGATCCGTTCGATTGTCGTCCAGGGCAACAAGCGTATCGAGGCACGGACGGTTCAGTCCTATCTGCTGCTCGAACCGGGTGACACGTTTGACCCGAACCGGATCGACCTGTCGCTGAAGACGCTGTTCGCGACGAACCTGTTCGCAGACGTTTCCATTGATCGCCTGGGCGATGATCTCATCGTTCGCGTTGTGGAGAACCCGATCATCAACCGCGTGATCTTCGAGGGCAACAAGGCGCTTAAAGAAGACAAGCTCAGGGAAGAAATTCAGGCTGAGCCGCGCGGCATCTTCACGGCCGCCCGTGTGCAGAGCGATGTTCAGCGTGTGCTTGAGCTTTACCGGCAGTCCGGCCGCTTCGCCGCGAAAGTGGAGCCCCAGTACAAGCCGCTGGAGCAGAACCGCGTCGATTTGATCTTCCAGATCACCGAAGGTCCGGTCACCGGCGTCCGCTCGATCAACTTCATCGGCAACGAAGCCTATTCCGACTCCCGCCTGCGTAGCGAGATCGTGACCAAGCAGTCCCGCTTCTGGCGCTTCTTCAGCTCGAACGACAATTACGACCCGGGCCGCCTGGAATATGACCGGGACCAGCTGCGCCAGTTCTACCAGAACAAAGGGTATTACGATTTCCGCGTGACCTCGGCCGTGGCTGAGCTGAC
Coding sequences:
- the tsf gene encoding translation elongation factor Ts, with translation MAEITAALVKALREKTGAGMMDAKKALVENNGDEAAATEWLRAKGLSKAAKKSGRTAADGLVAVQVSEDGKAGAIVELNAETDFVARNEKFQSALAGITKAALGTDGTVEALAGAPSPDGEGTVDDLIKRLIATIGENMTLRRSAKLSADGKVASYIHNAEAPGMGKVGVLVALDGSGDLDDIGRKVAMHIAATSPAAATTDELDPAIVEAEKRVLTEQARESGKPDNVIEKMIVGRMQKFYKEVVLVEQPFVMNPDQTVGEFLKGEGATLKGFVHFKLGEGIEKEEDNFADEVASMTKGA
- the dxr gene encoding 1-deoxy-D-xylulose-5-phosphate reductoisomerase yields the protein MSARRAISVMGSTGSIGCSALDVIRHANAKGGDTFEVVALTAGSNAEKLAEQALECRPQIAVIADESQLPVLREKLSGSGIEAAAGCAAVTEAATRPARVLAAIVGAAGLESTLAAVQAGNDVAIANKESVVCGGRLILEEARKAGVNVLPVDSEHSAIHQCLGDGRQLESLTITASGGPFRTATVEQMRAASPEAAAAHPNWAMGIKNSIDSATLMNKALELIEAAYLFDVAAERIDVIIHPQSIIHGMAHFTDGSVIAQLGAPDMRTPISYALGWPDRVETTVDRLDLVRLGKLDFEPVDSQKFPAVALAREAFAAGPGATTVLNCANETAVSAFIAGQCGFLDISWVVKEVLSRFLSGNMAGLACSSLEEIGILDRYARSAAEDVLKRAPGGGAEGRTLG
- a CDS encoding isoprenyl transferase, translated to MSGEPAPASEGAGAQGLPGPQHVAIIMDGNGRWAKARGLPRAAGHERGVEALRRTVEAAPELGIRYLTVFSFSTENWRRPAAEVSALFGLLKAYVQRDLGRLKREGVCIRVIGRREGLPEDIAALVDKAERETAQNSDFYLNIAFNYGGREEIIRAAQKLAAVIEAGEVSADAVDEAVFARFLDTDGIPDPDLMIRTSGEYRLSNFLLWQAAYSELVFTDVLWPDFDKSTLQQAIAEFRSRERRFGAVTPEAR
- the frr gene encoding ribosome recycling factor gives rise to the protein MSYDKKDLERRMEGALTSLSTEFSGLRTGRASVNLLDSIMVPAYGSTVPLNQVASVTVTDTRMLSVNVWDKSVVGAADRAIRESGLGLNPVVDGQNLRLPIPPLNEERRKELQKVAGKYAESARVAIRNIRRDGMDSLKAMEKDGDISEDRHHALSDEVQKLTDIYVAKVDEALKAKEAEIMQV
- the pyrH gene encoding UMP kinase, giving the protein MPSGDPETSGLKYKRVLLKLSGEALMGPGQFGIDIPTCEKFAKAIKEAREAGAEICLVIGGGNIFRGVAGAAKGMERAQADSMGMLATVMNALAMQSVLENMDVPTRVLSAIHMEAICEPYIRRRAQRHMEKGRIVIFAAGIGNPFFTTDTGAALRAIEMNCDALLKGTQVDGVYTADPKLDASATRYDDVSYQELLVKDLRVMDSSAVSLMRDNNIPIVVFSLKEEGSLLKVLHGKGTSTTITNKGTSAK
- a CDS encoding M50 family metallopeptidase; translation: MFLACLIFMMGIVVIVHEFGHYLAGRAFGAAVESFSVGFGSPLYERKDKRGTRWRINWIPLGGFVKFAGEAQTAADIGKLENGLVGRPYPELGVGQRSIVSLAGPLANFVLASLIFALMLGTFGRPNVEVGIYSVSEGGAAAIGGMEAGDIILSTNGKAVTTPSDVQLAAVLNPNTPVNFVVRRGEVEQSLTVTPQEIVRENELGQQVPQGTIGVQLANVSIQEPTRYNPVEALGQGVLQTGKTLEQTVTMLNRIITGRMSIHTMSGPVGIGDVSRRIVNEVWAQEDVSVGTRLSELFWMLLGMCASISIGIGFFNLLPLPVLDGGHLVFNAYEAVTGRHLPEKVQEVSLTFGLILLLGMVVVITWGDVIETGLFGGGGG
- a CDS encoding phosphatidate cytidylyltransferase; amino-acid sequence: MGDWTPRELRFSNLGLRLISSAILIPLGLAAVWSGGWGLAVACAAAAGVMAWEWAHISGFVKPALLVAFAALTCLALPLGNVGIALGVILAGAVFAAIVAKGAWNHRGSAVFGLIYVTLMPVSLWLLREGPWDGRSAALYFMSFVWASDAAAYFTGRGLGGPRLLPKESPNKTWSGASGAVVACIVCGVAAADIQMVPFAGWIIAGIAISVVAQLGDLFESGLKRRFRVKDSGSILPGHGGVMDRVDGLGAVAFFAVLAFHIAPNLPDMLGLQA